A genomic stretch from Thunnus maccoyii chromosome 19, fThuMac1.1, whole genome shotgun sequence includes:
- the wu:fi75a02 gene encoding uncharacterized protein wu:fi75a02: MEVRRLLRGALASLGRRLDSLERRSRKRRRRKSRRRGGEEEAACSGAPLTPPPLPGLAALPCSSASSSSPAPLPPVTSSSSSLSSSDSEGSTAPLASSFSQSEQRRRQRSRGEEEEGGRGRKRRRKNHEGRGGAFSVFPVNAEEEEEEEHAGRFVGRMAVSFRGGGAEEEAPLTLYNFNHRKHRRREEGDSGQSEKAVSVVVRQNGYRAAQLLHSISSSSSQHALHLLQKGQTFSQSDVLSVSSSQWRFSDFTPPFSLSSNHSAFRLWLSASSFSPAPTMLHLSAVAVETLASVRGGACGSPLRPLKDWTAPPSLSSDHCYMRSPTPSPTSSARRQQKQRANHSARSLRLPRRRSLPLPPCPANGLSVSVTASQSAASSKYLSTNGERGKRVSQIRIRRASPRETPLTPMGLPKVKRLKKKEFSLEEIYTNKNYKSPTTNRSLETIFEEPREKDGALLLIGQQRRRRLLLFPDFTQPRKRKRPQGVGLPVAMVPKKRAAARRHYHGSAGDDEADLDVMLVERLSALEDFLTRQGLDV; encoded by the exons ATGGAGGTGCGTCGCCTCCTGCGAGGAGCTCTGGCGTCTCTCGGTCGTCGCCTGGACTctctggagaggaggagcaggaagaggaggaggaggaagagtaggcggagaggaggagaagaagaagcagcctGCTCAGGTGCTCCTCTGactcctccccccctcccag GTCTGGCTGCTCTCCCCTGCAGCTCCGCCTCCTCCAGTAGCCCCGCCCCCCTCCCACctgtcacctcctcctcttcgtcatTATCTTCATCAGACAGCGAGGGGTCCACGGCTCCTCTGGCCTCCAgtttcagccaatcagagcagaggaggaggcagaggagcaggggagaggaggaggagggtggaagggggaggaagaggaggaggaagaaccacgaaggaagaggaggagcatTTAGTGTGTTCCCAGTAaacgcagaagaagaagaggaagaggagcatgCTGGGAGATTTGTGGGCCGGATGGCGGTCTCCTTCAGAGGAGGCGGAGCCGAGGAGGAGGCGCCGCTCACTCTGTACAACTTCAACCACAGGaagcacagaagaagagaggagggagacagcGGCCAATCAGAGAAGGCCGTCAGTGTGGTGGTCAGGCAGAACggttacagagcagcacagctgCTGCACAG CATCTCCAGCTCCTCTTCCCAGCATGCCTTGCATCTCCTCCAGAAGGGTCAGaccttcagccaatcagatgtcCTCTCAGTCTCCTCCAGCCAATGGCGTTTCTCAGACTTCACCcctcccttctccctctcctccaatcacagtGCTTTCCGCCTGTGGCTGTCTGCCTCTTCTTTTAGCCCCGCCCCCACCATGCTGCATCTGTCAGCGGTTGCCGTGGAAACACTGGCGTCAGTGAGGGGTGGAGCTTGTGGGAGTCCCCTGCGGCCCCTGAAGGACTGGACGGCCCCGCCCAGTCTGAGCTCTGATCACTG ttaTATGCGGTCGCCGACGCCGAg CCCAACTTCCTCTGCCCGGCGACAGCAGAAGCAGCGGGCCAATCACAGCGCTCGGAGCCTCCGCCTCCCTCGACGACGGTCTCTGCCCCTCCCCCCATGTCCAGCCAATGGACTGTCTGTTTCGGTCacagccagccaatcagcagccaGCTCCAAGTATCTCAGCACAAATGGAGAG AGAGGTAAACGAGTGTCACAGATTCGAATCCGCCGGGCGTCGCCGCGGGAAACGCCGCTCACTCCAATGGGACTGCCAAAGGTCAAAAG gttgAAGAAGAAAGAGTTCAGTCTGGAGGAGATCTACACCAACAAGAACTACAAATCCCCCACCACCAACAG GAGTCTGGAGACGATCTTCGAGGAGCCACGGGAGAAGGATGGAGCGCTGCTCCTGATTGGCCAGCAGAGGAGGCGCaggctcctcctcttccctgaCTTCACTCAGcccaggaagaggaagaggccGCAAG GGGTGGGACTTCCTGTTGCCATGGTGCCCAAGAAGCGGGCGGCGGCCCGGCGACATTATCATGGCAGCGCCGGCGATGACGAGGCGGACCTGGATGTGATGCTGGTGGAGCGACTGAGCGCGCTCGAAGACTTCCTGACACGACAGGGCCTGGATGTGTga
- the pisd gene encoding phosphatidylserine decarboxylase proenzyme, mitochondrial isoform X2 gives MAAALRRVCSGLTARGCRVPPLSCSQQRLLNTGRGFLPRPRPLPLLVVTGGGYLGYQHYRRKDQQEDGAPPPLATPTQVALYRSFPTRLLSRAWGRLNGVELPTWLRKPIYSLYIWTFGVNMQEAAVEDLHHYRNLGEFFRRRLKPAVRPLCSSSCLISPADGKILHFGQVKNSEVEQVKGVTYSLENFLGPQQGQSNDSSSSFRDHLLSSPDNELFHVVVYLAPGDYHCFHSPADWRVELRRHFPGSLMSVNPGVARWVKELFVLNERVALTGQWQHGFFSLTAVGATNVGSIRVYFDQELQTNAPRYNKGSFHDRSYVAIGDQVSKAGGEGGVVSVDAGGVALEKGEAVGEFNLGSTIVLLFEAPKDFSFSLQPGQRIRVGEGLGSL, from the exons ATGGCGGCGGCCTTGCGGAGGGTGTGCAGCGGACTGACCGCGCGCGGCTGCAg agttcctcctctgagctgcagccagcagcGTCTGCTGAACACAG gtCGCGGCTTCCTGCCCCGCCCCCGGCCCCTCCCCCTCCTGGTGGTGACAGGTGGCGGTTACCTTGGTTACCAGCACTACAGGAGGAAGGACCAACAGGAAGATGGAGCCCCGCCTCCTCTGGCCACTCCCACACAG GTGGCGTTGTATCGCTCCTTCCCAACCCGCCTCCTGTCTCGGGCCTGGGGGCGTCTGAACGGGGTGGAACTCCCCACATGGCTCAGAAAACCCATCTACTCGCTCTACATCTGGACCTTCGGAGTCAACATGCAG GAGGCAGCGGTGGAGGACTTACATCACTACAGGAATCTGGGAGAATTTTTCCGTCGCCGTCTCAAACCTGCAGTGAGacctctctgctcctcctcctgcctg ATCTCTCCAGCTGACGGGAAGATCCTTCACTTCGGTCAGGTGAAGAACTCTGAGGTGGAGCAAGTGAAGGGGGTCACCTACAGTCTGGAGAACTTCCTGGGTCCACAGCAAGGGCAGAGCAACG actcGTCGTCGTCCTTCAGAGACCACCTCCTATCGAGTCCTGATAACGAGCTCTTCCACGTGGTGGTCTACCTGGCTCCAGGTGATTATCACTGCTTCCATTCGCCGGCAGACTGGAGGGTGGAGCTGCGACGACACTTCCCAG GCTCGTTAATGTCAGTGAATCCGGGCGTAGCTCGTTGGGTCAAAGAGCTCTTCGTCCTTAATGAGCGTGTGGCACTCACCGGCCAATGGCAGCACGGCTTCTTCTCGTTAACGGCGGTCGGAGCCACAAACGTCGGTTCCATTCGGGTTTACTTTGACCAG GAGCTGCAGACAAACGCTCCTCGCTACAACAAAGGCTCCTTTCACGACCGCAGTTACGTTGCCATTGGCGACCAGGTGTCGAAAGCGGGAGGTGAAGGGGGCGTGGTCTCCGTTGATGCAGGGGGCGTGGCCTTAGAGAAGGGGGAGGCGGTGGGGGAGTTTAACCTGGGCTCCACCATCGTTCTGCTGTTTGAAGCGCCGAAAGACTTCAGCTTCAGCCTGCAGCCGGGACAACGAATCAGAGTCGGCGAGGGGCTCGgcagcctctga
- the pisd gene encoding phosphatidylserine decarboxylase proenzyme, mitochondrial isoform X3: MCRRPSRSPSWLQVPRLALRRRLNALSGGVCRPAPWRRRPIAFLCYALSVSALRPLANRVALYRSFPTRLLSRAWGRLNGVELPTWLRKPIYSLYIWTFGVNMQEAAVEDLHHYRNLGEFFRRRLKPAVRPLCSSSCLISPADGKILHFGQVKNSEVEQVKGVTYSLENFLGPQQGQSNDSSSSFRDHLLSSPDNELFHVVVYLAPGDYHCFHSPADWRVELRRHFPGSLMSVNPGVARWVKELFVLNERVALTGQWQHGFFSLTAVGATNVGSIRVYFDQELQTNAPRYNKGSFHDRSYVAIGDQVSKAGGEGGVVSVDAGGVALEKGEAVGEFNLGSTIVLLFEAPKDFSFSLQPGQRIRVGEGLGSL, encoded by the exons ATGTGTCGGCGACCGTCTCGTTCGCCTTCATG GCTGCAGGTGCCTCGTTTGGCTCTCCGTCGCCGTCTGAACGCGCTCAGTGGCGGTGTATGTCGCCCCGCTCCTTGGCGTCGTCGGCCAATCGCCTTCCTCTGCTACGCCCTGTCTGTCAGTGCTCTGCGGCCGCTGGCCAATCGG GTGGCGTTGTATCGCTCCTTCCCAACCCGCCTCCTGTCTCGGGCCTGGGGGCGTCTGAACGGGGTGGAACTCCCCACATGGCTCAGAAAACCCATCTACTCGCTCTACATCTGGACCTTCGGAGTCAACATGCAG GAGGCAGCGGTGGAGGACTTACATCACTACAGGAATCTGGGAGAATTTTTCCGTCGCCGTCTCAAACCTGCAGTGAGacctctctgctcctcctcctgcctg ATCTCTCCAGCTGACGGGAAGATCCTTCACTTCGGTCAGGTGAAGAACTCTGAGGTGGAGCAAGTGAAGGGGGTCACCTACAGTCTGGAGAACTTCCTGGGTCCACAGCAAGGGCAGAGCAACG actcGTCGTCGTCCTTCAGAGACCACCTCCTATCGAGTCCTGATAACGAGCTCTTCCACGTGGTGGTCTACCTGGCTCCAGGTGATTATCACTGCTTCCATTCGCCGGCAGACTGGAGGGTGGAGCTGCGACGACACTTCCCAG GCTCGTTAATGTCAGTGAATCCGGGCGTAGCTCGTTGGGTCAAAGAGCTCTTCGTCCTTAATGAGCGTGTGGCACTCACCGGCCAATGGCAGCACGGCTTCTTCTCGTTAACGGCGGTCGGAGCCACAAACGTCGGTTCCATTCGGGTTTACTTTGACCAG GAGCTGCAGACAAACGCTCCTCGCTACAACAAAGGCTCCTTTCACGACCGCAGTTACGTTGCCATTGGCGACCAGGTGTCGAAAGCGGGAGGTGAAGGGGGCGTGGTCTCCGTTGATGCAGGGGGCGTGGCCTTAGAGAAGGGGGAGGCGGTGGGGGAGTTTAACCTGGGCTCCACCATCGTTCTGCTGTTTGAAGCGCCGAAAGACTTCAGCTTCAGCCTGCAGCCGGGACAACGAATCAGAGTCGGCGAGGGGCTCGgcagcctctga
- the pisd gene encoding phosphatidylserine decarboxylase proenzyme, mitochondrial isoform X1, producing MVRFFSQRRGGGGGGGRRQERDLLRQVRRRQQRATDGEREGERDRGGGRGVRPRTAARFRLQVPRLALRRRLNALSGGVCRPAPWRRRPIAFLCYALSVSALRPLANRVALYRSFPTRLLSRAWGRLNGVELPTWLRKPIYSLYIWTFGVNMQEAAVEDLHHYRNLGEFFRRRLKPAVRPLCSSSCLISPADGKILHFGQVKNSEVEQVKGVTYSLENFLGPQQGQSNDSSSSFRDHLLSSPDNELFHVVVYLAPGDYHCFHSPADWRVELRRHFPGSLMSVNPGVARWVKELFVLNERVALTGQWQHGFFSLTAVGATNVGSIRVYFDQELQTNAPRYNKGSFHDRSYVAIGDQVSKAGGEGGVVSVDAGGVALEKGEAVGEFNLGSTIVLLFEAPKDFSFSLQPGQRIRVGEGLGSL from the exons ATGGTGAGGTTCTTCTCTCAGCGccgcggcggcggcggcggcggcggccgGCGTCAGGAGCGCGACCTGCTGCGGCAGGTGAGGCGGCGGCAGCAGCGCGCGACTGACGGCGAGCGAGAGggcgagagagacagaggaggaggacgaggggTGAGACCGCGAACCGCAGCACGATTCAG GCTGCAGGTGCCTCGTTTGGCTCTCCGTCGCCGTCTGAACGCGCTCAGTGGCGGTGTATGTCGCCCCGCTCCTTGGCGTCGTCGGCCAATCGCCTTCCTCTGCTACGCCCTGTCTGTCAGTGCTCTGCGGCCGCTGGCCAATCGG GTGGCGTTGTATCGCTCCTTCCCAACCCGCCTCCTGTCTCGGGCCTGGGGGCGTCTGAACGGGGTGGAACTCCCCACATGGCTCAGAAAACCCATCTACTCGCTCTACATCTGGACCTTCGGAGTCAACATGCAG GAGGCAGCGGTGGAGGACTTACATCACTACAGGAATCTGGGAGAATTTTTCCGTCGCCGTCTCAAACCTGCAGTGAGacctctctgctcctcctcctgcctg ATCTCTCCAGCTGACGGGAAGATCCTTCACTTCGGTCAGGTGAAGAACTCTGAGGTGGAGCAAGTGAAGGGGGTCACCTACAGTCTGGAGAACTTCCTGGGTCCACAGCAAGGGCAGAGCAACG actcGTCGTCGTCCTTCAGAGACCACCTCCTATCGAGTCCTGATAACGAGCTCTTCCACGTGGTGGTCTACCTGGCTCCAGGTGATTATCACTGCTTCCATTCGCCGGCAGACTGGAGGGTGGAGCTGCGACGACACTTCCCAG GCTCGTTAATGTCAGTGAATCCGGGCGTAGCTCGTTGGGTCAAAGAGCTCTTCGTCCTTAATGAGCGTGTGGCACTCACCGGCCAATGGCAGCACGGCTTCTTCTCGTTAACGGCGGTCGGAGCCACAAACGTCGGTTCCATTCGGGTTTACTTTGACCAG GAGCTGCAGACAAACGCTCCTCGCTACAACAAAGGCTCCTTTCACGACCGCAGTTACGTTGCCATTGGCGACCAGGTGTCGAAAGCGGGAGGTGAAGGGGGCGTGGTCTCCGTTGATGCAGGGGGCGTGGCCTTAGAGAAGGGGGAGGCGGTGGGGGAGTTTAACCTGGGCTCCACCATCGTTCTGCTGTTTGAAGCGCCGAAAGACTTCAGCTTCAGCCTGCAGCCGGGACAACGAATCAGAGTCGGCGAGGGGCTCGgcagcctctga
- the rnf224 gene encoding RING finger protein 224 isoform X1, whose translation MSDSRKKEEEEGKEEEEPLPTPAPSTVAVETMMSLRRQDLVCIVCFGSYDLATRLPRRLHCGHAFCQACLKRLDTVINEQVTDDIINTSEGEVWIPCPQCRQSTPRPRGGAAGLDLDLASFLGVKAQQTCTSSCSSSSWSSSRREGAGGGGAAQDGKLWLGKEVADDGWSHGGLAEPRFHRYGNCCTPPSYWLCCWFCCPGRG comes from the exons ATGTCggacagcagaaaaaaagaagaagaagaagggaaggaggaagaggaaccCCTCCCCACTCCTGCTCCCTCCACTGTTGCCGTGGAGACCATGATGTCACTGAGGAGGCAGGACCTGGTGTGCATTGTGTGCTTTGGCAGCTACGACCTGGCGACGCGATTGCCACGGCGACTGCACTGTGGTCACGCCTTCTGCCAGGCGTGTCTGAAGAGACTGGACACGGTCATCAACGAACAGgtgactgatgacatcatcaacactTCAGAAGGAGAG GTGTGGATCCCGTGTCCCCAGTGTAGACAGAGCACCCCCCGGcccagaggaggagcagcaggtctggacctggacctggcCTCCTTCCTGGGGGTGAAAGCCCAGCAGACCTGtacctcctcctgctcctcgtCCTCCTGGAGCTCCAGCCGCAGGGAGGGGGCCGGCGGCGGCGGCGCAGCCCAGGACGGGAAGCTGTGGCTGGGAAAGGAGGTTGCTGACGACGGATGGTCTCACGGAGGTCTGGCTGAACCGCGCTTCCATCGTTATGGAAACTGCTGCACGCCACCATCCTATTGGCTATGCTGCTGGTTCTGCTGTCCGGGGCGGGGCTAA
- the rnf224 gene encoding RING finger protein 224 isoform X2 produces MSDSRKKEEEEGKEEEEPLPTPAPSTVAVETMMSLRRQDLVCIVCFGSYDLATRLPRRLHCGHAFCQACLKRLDTVINEQVWIPCPQCRQSTPRPRGGAAGLDLDLASFLGVKAQQTCTSSCSSSSWSSSRREGAGGGGAAQDGKLWLGKEVADDGWSHGGLAEPRFHRYGNCCTPPSYWLCCWFCCPGRG; encoded by the exons ATGTCggacagcagaaaaaaagaagaagaagaagggaaggaggaagaggaaccCCTCCCCACTCCTGCTCCCTCCACTGTTGCCGTGGAGACCATGATGTCACTGAGGAGGCAGGACCTGGTGTGCATTGTGTGCTTTGGCAGCTACGACCTGGCGACGCGATTGCCACGGCGACTGCACTGTGGTCACGCCTTCTGCCAGGCGTGTCTGAAGAGACTGGACACGGTCATCAACGAACAG GTGTGGATCCCGTGTCCCCAGTGTAGACAGAGCACCCCCCGGcccagaggaggagcagcaggtctggacctggacctggcCTCCTTCCTGGGGGTGAAAGCCCAGCAGACCTGtacctcctcctgctcctcgtCCTCCTGGAGCTCCAGCCGCAGGGAGGGGGCCGGCGGCGGCGGCGCAGCCCAGGACGGGAAGCTGTGGCTGGGAAAGGAGGTTGCTGACGACGGATGGTCTCACGGAGGTCTGGCTGAACCGCGCTTCCATCGTTATGGAAACTGCTGCACGCCACCATCCTATTGGCTATGCTGCTGGTTCTGCTGTCCGGGGCGGGGCTAA